The Ruminococcus bovis genome includes a region encoding these proteins:
- the asd gene encoding aspartate-semialdehyde dehydrogenase — translation MKNYKVGIIGATGMVGQRFATLLENHPWFTVTALAASKRSAGKTYKECVESRWAMTTPIPKAMEDMIILDAANVEEVASKVDFVFCAVDMPKDQIRELEEAYAKAECPVVSNNSAHRHTPDVPMVIPEINADHIKIIDSQRKRLGTKKGFVAVKSNCSLQSYVPAVHPLRELGCNKVLACTYQAISGAGKTFERWPEMVDNLIPYIGGEEEKSEKEPLKIWGHIEGDQIVDTDDIAITSQCLRVPVSDGHTAAVFVSFDGEVPSEEKIIETWENYKGRAQELELPSAPKQFLHYFTEPDQPQIKTARTLEHGMAISIGRLRPDTQYDMKFVCMSHNTLRGAAGGAVLLAELLCAEGYIEN, via the coding sequence ATGAAAAATTATAAAGTTGGTATCATCGGCGCTACAGGTATGGTAGGTCAGAGATTTGCAACTCTACTTGAAAATCACCCTTGGTTTACTGTTACAGCACTTGCTGCAAGTAAAAGAAGTGCAGGTAAAACATATAAAGAATGTGTAGAATCTCGTTGGGCTATGACAACACCAATTCCAAAGGCTATGGAAGATATGATTATCCTTGACGCAGCTAATGTTGAAGAAGTTGCATCAAAGGTTGACTTTGTATTTTGTGCTGTTGATATGCCAAAAGATCAGATTCGTGAACTAGAAGAAGCTTATGCAAAGGCAGAATGTCCTGTTGTTTCAAATAACTCAGCTCACAGACACACACCTGATGTACCAATGGTTATCCCTGAAATCAATGCTGACCATATTAAGATTATTGATTCTCAGAGAAAGAGACTTGGCACAAAGAAAGGCTTTGTTGCAGTTAAGTCTAACTGTTCTCTACAGTCATATGTACCTGCAGTACACCCACTAAGAGAACTAGGTTGTAACAAGGTTCTTGCTTGTACTTATCAGGCAATTTCAGGTGCAGGTAAAACATTTGAAAGATGGCCTGAAATGGTTGACAACCTAATCCCATATATCGGTGGCGAAGAAGAAAAGTCAGAAAAAGAACCACTAAAGATTTGGGGTCACATTGAAGGCGACCAGATTGTTGATACTGATGATATTGCTATCACATCACAGTGCCTAAGAGTTCCTGTTTCAGATGGTCATACAGCAGCTGTATTTGTTTCATTTGACGGTGAAGTTCCATCAGAAGAAAAGATTATCGAAACATGGGAAAACTATAAGGGTAGAGCTCAGGAACTAGAGCTACCAAGTGCTCCAAAGCAGTTCCTACACTACTTTACAGAACCAGACCAGCCACAGATTAAGACAGCCAGAACTCTAGAACACGGTATGGCTATCTCAATCGGTAGATTAAGACCTGATACTCAGTACGATATGAAGTTTGTATGTATGAGCCATAACACACTAAGAGGTGCTGCAGGTGGTGCAGTTCTTCTAGCTGAACTTCTATGTGCTGAAGGATATATTGAAAACTAA
- the dapA gene encoding 4-hydroxy-tetrahydrodipicolinate synthase has translation MSTPIFTGAGVALITPMNSDGSVNFDELGRLLEFQIENGTDAIIACGTTGEAATLSVEEHKAVLSYVAEKVNKRIPVIAGTGSNDTATAISLSKSAQKYGADGLLSVTPYYNKTSQAGLVKHFTTIADSVDLPIILYNVPSRTGCNMQPKTYAELEKHQNIVGVKEANGDISSVSLTRSLCSDDFAIYSGNDDQTVPFMSLGGKGVISVFSNFCPKEMHEICQACLDNDFQRAAEMNFHFVELMDIMFSDVNPIPVKTAMNLIGFNAGECRLPLVPMSYSGYHDLKDCLAKYNLLDKYKK, from the coding sequence ATGAGTACACCAATTTTTACAGGTGCAGGTGTTGCCTTAATTACACCTATGAATAGCGACGGTTCAGTTAACTTTGATGAACTTGGAAGACTACTTGAATTCCAGATTGAAAACGGTACTGATGCTATTATCGCTTGTGGTACAACAGGCGAAGCTGCTACACTTTCAGTTGAAGAACACAAGGCTGTTCTTTCATATGTAGCAGAAAAGGTTAACAAGAGAATTCCGGTTATTGCAGGTACAGGTAGTAACGATACTGCTACTGCAATCAGCCTATCAAAGTCAGCACAGAAGTATGGTGCAGACGGTTTGCTTTCTGTAACTCCATACTACAACAAGACTTCACAGGCCGGTTTAGTAAAGCACTTTACAACAATTGCCGATTCTGTTGACCTACCAATCATTCTTTACAATGTTCCATCAAGAACAGGTTGTAATATGCAGCCAAAGACATATGCTGAACTTGAAAAGCACCAGAACATTGTAGGTGTTAAGGAAGCTAACGGTGATATTTCATCAGTTTCTCTAACAAGAAGCCTATGTTCAGATGACTTTGCTATTTATTCAGGTAACGATGACCAGACAGTTCCATTTATGTCTCTAGGTGGTAAGGGTGTTATTTCTGTATTCTCAAACTTCTGCCCTAAGGAAATGCACGAAATTTGTCAGGCTTGTCTTGATAATGATTTCCAGAGAGCAGCAGAAATGAACTTCCATTTTGTTGAACTAATGGATATTATGTTCTCAGATGTTAACCCTATTCCTGTTAAGACTGCTATGAACCTAATCGGTTTCAATGCCGGTGAATGTAGATTACCACTTGTACCAATGAGCTATTCAGGTTATCATGACCTAAAGGATTGCTTAGCTAAGTACAACCTACTTGATAAGTACAAGAAGTAA
- the dapB gene encoding 4-hydroxy-tetrahydrodipicolinate reductase, protein MTKVILSGCSGKMGHAIVKAIDERNDCEIACGVDAYDCGDYDFTVYKSFSEITEKYDAIIDFSNPAVLDTMLDYAVTNAVPAVICTTGFSEEQIAEIKNASEKTAIFYSGNMSLGINLMVELCKMATKVFANHGDNFDIEVIEKHHNQKLDAPSGTALMIADGISSVSPTEKQYVYDRHAYRKKRDKNEIGIHSIRGGTIVGEHEVIFAGHDEVVSIKHEAHSKEVFAIGSINAAVFMKDKKSGMYDMSDLLAE, encoded by the coding sequence ATGACAAAGGTTATTTTAAGTGGTTGCTCAGGTAAGATGGGTCACGCTATTGTAAAGGCAATTGATGAAAGAAACGATTGTGAAATTGCTTGTGGTGTAGACGCTTACGATTGTGGCGACTATGATTTTACAGTATATAAGAGTTTTTCTGAAATTACTGAAAAGTATGATGCAATTATCGACTTTAGTAATCCTGCAGTACTAGATACTATGCTTGACTATGCAGTAACAAATGCAGTTCCTGCAGTTATCTGTACAACAGGTTTTTCTGAAGAACAAATTGCAGAAATTAAGAATGCATCAGAAAAGACTGCTATTTTCTATTCAGGTAATATGTCACTTGGTATCAACCTAATGGTTGAACTTTGCAAAATGGCAACAAAAGTATTTGCTAACCATGGTGATAACTTTGATATTGAAGTTATCGAAAAGCACCATAACCAAAAGTTAGATGCTCCTAGTGGTACTGCACTTATGATTGCTGATGGTATTTCTTCTGTATCTCCAACAGAAAAGCAGTATGTTTATGATAGACATGCTTATAGAAAGAAGAGAGATAAGAACGAAATCGGTATTCACTCAATTCGTGGTGGTACAATTGTCGGTGAACATGAAGTTATTTTTGCCGGTCATGATGAAGTAGTTTCTATTAAACATGAAGCTCATTCTAAGGAAGTTTTTGCTATTGGTTCTATCAATGCAGCCGTATTTATGAAGGATAAAAAGTCCGGTATGTATGATATGTCAGATTTACTTGCTGAATAA
- a CDS encoding DUF3343 domain-containing protein, whose translation MKKYILLNSVSSALKSKEILDKHNIKCSVERTPKNNIARSCGYSLLVLGDVDKAKDILLKNKISVLGIVNR comes from the coding sequence TTGAAAAAATATATATTATTAAATTCTGTGTCAAGTGCCTTAAAGTCTAAGGAAATACTTGACAAACACAATATAAAATGTTCTGTTGAAAGAACACCAAAGAACAATATTGCTCGTTCTTGTGGATACAGTTTACTGGTGCTTGGTGATGTTGATAAAGCAAAGGATATTCTCCTAAAAAATAAAATTTCAGTTTTAGGTATTGTAAATAGGTGA
- a CDS encoding aminotransferase class V-fold PLP-dependent enzyme, translated as MIYLDNGATSFPKPLSVRQNVDISLKKFSANPGRSGHSLSLRAAKEIYECRKRLKELFNANSEEEIIFTENCTMALNTVIFGLLNEGDHVLISSMEHNSITRPLESLKDKGVTYSTFDYSYDDNETVDNVRHLIKPETKLVICTHASNVFGFRFPIERICALCHAYGILFCVDSAQSAGVFDIDVGTNQYDFVCMSGHKSLYGPMGTGVLILNNRNLKPLLYGGTGTESVKKSQPEGLPEKFESGTQNMNGISGLKAGVDFVKNRGIKNIYNHEYKLAKHLFNGLANNRKVITYNKSFDYGKVAPVVSFNIDGVYSEDLVAKLNKYGIMTRGGLHCSPLAHTTMNTIENGTVRVVPGAFNTINDINYLLNVIRKLTI; from the coding sequence GTGATTTATCTTGATAATGGTGCAACTTCTTTTCCTAAGCCACTGTCAGTACGGCAAAATGTAGATATATCATTAAAGAAGTTTAGTGCTAATCCCGGAAGAAGTGGTCACTCACTTTCTCTGAGAGCTGCTAAAGAAATTTATGAATGTAGAAAAAGATTAAAGGAACTTTTCAATGCAAATAGTGAGGAAGAAATTATCTTTACAGAGAATTGTACAATGGCACTAAATACAGTAATTTTTGGTTTACTAAATGAAGGTGACCATGTTCTAATATCTTCAATGGAGCATAATTCTATTACAAGACCTTTGGAATCATTAAAAGATAAAGGTGTAACTTATTCAACCTTTGATTATTCCTACGACGATAATGAAACAGTAGATAATGTGCGACACCTAATAAAACCTGAAACAAAATTAGTTATCTGTACTCATGCATCAAATGTTTTTGGTTTTAGGTTTCCTATTGAAAGAATATGTGCATTGTGTCATGCTTACGGAATTCTCTTTTGTGTAGATTCAGCACAGTCTGCCGGTGTATTTGATATAGATGTTGGCACAAATCAATATGATTTTGTCTGTATGTCAGGTCACAAAAGCCTTTATGGTCCAATGGGTACAGGTGTTCTAATCCTGAATAATCGCAATTTAAAACCATTATTATATGGTGGTACAGGTACTGAATCTGTTAAGAAATCTCAGCCTGAAGGACTACCTGAAAAGTTTGAAAGTGGCACACAAAATATGAACGGTATTTCAGGACTAAAGGCAGGAGTTGACTTTGTAAAAAATAGAGGTATCAAAAATATTTATAACCACGAATATAAACTTGCAAAACACCTATTTAATGGACTAGCGAATAACAGAAAGGTTATAACCTATAATAAGTCCTTTGATTATGGCAAAGTAGCACCGGTAGTTTCTTTTAATATAGATGGAGTTTATTCTGAGGACCTTGTAGCAAAATTAAATAAATACGGAATAATGACTAGGGGAGGACTTCATTGTTCACCACTTGCTCATACAACAATGAATACTATAGAAAATGGTACAGTAAGAGTAGTTCCTGGAGCATTTAATACAATAAATGACATAAATTACCTACTAAATGTTATAAGAAAATTAACAATTTAA
- the cdaA gene encoding diadenylate cyclase CdaA, with amino-acid sequence MNIGALFDSILTVLKTFRFVDVIDIVVIAFIVYSLFKLVRDTRAEQLVKGIVILMIAYLVASIFNMLMMKNLLKTLFEFGVVLLAIIFQPEIRNALEQLGRKNIKSFSFMNRVNRTDEWIEKEKKAILDVAETAEVFSRQKTGALIVFERETKLSDIAATGVEINADTSTAILGNLFFNKAPLHDGAVIISNGLVKSAGCILPLTSRNEDVDMNLGTRHRASLGISEVSDAVIVVVSEETGTISVAQNGELTSNYNKTSLIKKLEEELIPTQEKKNFLSKFSSRKENKKDE; translated from the coding sequence ATGAATATAGGTGCATTGTTCGATAGTATTTTAACAGTGCTAAAAACATTCAGATTTGTTGATGTTATTGATATTGTTGTTATTGCCTTTATTGTATATAGTCTATTTAAACTTGTTCGAGATACCAGAGCAGAACAACTTGTAAAAGGTATAGTAATCTTAATGATTGCCTACCTGGTTGCGTCAATATTTAATATGTTGATGATGAAGAACTTGCTGAAAACATTGTTTGAATTTGGTGTTGTTTTGTTGGCAATTATTTTCCAACCGGAAATACGAAATGCTTTGGAACAGTTAGGTCGTAAAAATATAAAGAGCTTTTCCTTTATGAATAGGGTAAACCGAACTGATGAATGGATAGAAAAAGAGAAAAAGGCAATTTTAGATGTAGCAGAAACTGCTGAGGTATTTAGCAGACAAAAAACAGGTGCTTTGATAGTATTTGAAAGAGAAACCAAACTTTCGGATATTGCAGCAACCGGTGTAGAGATTAACGCAGATACTTCAACTGCTATTTTAGGTAACTTGTTCTTTAACAAAGCACCACTTCATGACGGTGCAGTAATTATCAGTAACGGACTTGTTAAGTCAGCAGGTTGTATTTTGCCTTTAACTTCAAGAAACGAAGATGTAGATATGAACTTAGGTACAAGACATAGAGCTTCCCTAGGTATTTCTGAAGTTTCAGATGCAGTTATTGTTGTTGTATCTGAAGAAACAGGTACAATTTCTGTTGCACAAAATGGAGAATTAACTTCTAATTACAACAAAACATCTTTGATTAAAAAACTGGAAGAAGAACTTATCCCTACACAAGAGAAAAAGAATTTTCTAAGTAAATTCTCCTCTAGAAAGGAGAACAAGAAAGATGAATAA
- a CDS encoding CdaR family protein has product MNKGILSRIFSNKLFLIILSVVISLTIWISINMGDFAETSYSVSNIPITIDLPDTASSQGLKVFNNDELKGTVTVSGNRSIIGNLTSDDIEIVPEQTDNLTSAGSYTLSLVAKKKSSSLNYTIESVSPSTVYIKLDRNRNVTKKIEQNISYTIPKDYYGTVLLDNESVTISGPETEIKKIDKVVVEGNVKEELKSSVTNEYDVKLLDSFGEEIKTNDTLTISPSKVKATVSVLQKKDVNVELSTVNGPSGIDLTKYCKIEPNSISLGADSSNIENITKVNIEPIDFSTLRNKDYKINKNLDIPNKCVDINSVNSVVVNMDLSSMEKKTITLTDFDIKGLDKKYSANVTTQSVEVTLYGTKSALKNIDENDIDAVIDFTGTEVSAGSRTMPLSLTLKDKDGCWIYGSYEVVVEIS; this is encoded by the coding sequence ATGAATAAAGGTATTTTGTCTAGAATTTTTTCCAACAAACTTTTTCTAATAATACTGTCTGTTGTTATTTCTCTTACAATTTGGATTAGTATTAATATGGGTGACTTTGCAGAAACAAGCTATTCAGTTTCTAATATTCCTATTACAATTGATTTGCCCGATACTGCAAGTAGCCAAGGACTAAAGGTATTTAACAATGATGAACTTAAGGGTACTGTAACAGTTTCAGGCAACCGTTCAATTATCGGTAATCTTACTTCTGATGATATTGAGATTGTACCGGAACAAACCGATAACCTTACTTCTGCCGGTTCATATACCTTGTCACTTGTAGCCAAGAAAAAGTCAAGTTCACTAAACTATACTATTGAGTCAGTTTCTCCTAGTACAGTTTATATTAAACTTGACAGAAACAGAAATGTAACTAAGAAAATCGAACAGAATATTAGTTATACCATTCCTAAGGATTACTATGGTACTGTCCTTCTTGATAACGAGTCTGTTACTATTTCAGGACCTGAAACTGAAATTAAGAAAATTGATAAAGTTGTAGTTGAAGGCAATGTTAAGGAAGAACTTAAGAGTTCCGTAACTAATGAATATGATGTTAAGTTACTTGATTCTTTCGGTGAAGAAATCAAAACCAATGATACACTTACAATTTCACCATCAAAGGTAAAAGCTACAGTAAGTGTACTACAGAAGAAAGATGTTAATGTTGAACTAAGTACTGTAAATGGACCTAGTGGAATTGATTTAACTAAGTATTGCAAGATTGAACCTAATTCAATATCCTTAGGTGCTGACTCAAGTAATATTGAAAATATTACTAAGGTAAATATTGAGCCTATTGACTTCTCAACTTTACGGAATAAAGATTATAAGATTAATAAAAATCTTGATATTCCTAATAAGTGTGTTGATATTAATTCAGTTAATTCTGTTGTTGTTAATATGGACTTGTCCTCAATGGAAAAGAAAACTATTACATTAACTGATTTTGATATTAAGGGGCTTGATAAAAAGTATTCTGCAAATGTTACTACTCAGTCTGTAGAAGTAACTCTGTATGGTACAAAGAGTGCCTTGAAAAATATTGATGAGAATGATATTGATGCAGTAATTGATTTTACAGGTACTGAAGTATCAGCAGGTTCAAGGACCATGCCTTTAAGTCTAACTCTGAAAGATAAAGACGGTTGTTGGATTTATGGTTCTTATGAAGTAGTAGTTGAAATAAGTTAA
- the gltB gene encoding glutamate synthase large subunit: MDNFRNQEPFAKQGLYDPRFEHDNCGIGAVVNINGIKSRKVVDNALSIVETLEHRAGKDAEGKTGDGVGILLQICHEFFKDATADLGFDIGEERDYGIGMFFFPQNKLKRLQAMKLFEIIIKKENLEFLGWREVPTDPSVIGQKALDSMPYIMQGFVKRPSNVEQGLPFDRKLYIARRVFEQSNEDTYVVSLSSRTIVYKGMFLVKELRKFFYDLQSDKFVSAIATVHSRFSTNTNPSWQKAHPNRIIVHNGEINTITGNADRMLAREESISSEVFGDDLSKVFPIVDPNGSDSARLDNTLEFMMMAGMPLPLAVMITIPEPWRNNRTMSLEKRDFYQYYATMMEPWDGPASIIFSDGDMMGAVLDRNGLRPSRYYITKDGFLVLSSEVGCIDIPAEDVVVKERLRPGKMLLVDTVKGKLIDDEDIKEYYSTRQPYGEWLDQNLLHLADLKIPNKGIEKYDKESLVRHQKAFGYTYEQIRTSILPMAKNGTEPIAAMGADTAIPPLSQKDGPLFNYFKQLFAQVTNPPFDSIREEIVTDTSVHLGSNGNILEEKPENCHILKIEDPILTNTDLLKIKNIDAPGLKSAVIPITYYKSTNLAKAIEHLFLLADKAYKDGANIIILSDRGVDEYHVAIPSLLAVSAMQQHLVRTKKRTSISVVLESAEPCEVHHFATLLGYGASAINPYLAQETIRDLVDSGSLDKDYYAAVNDYNDAILHGIVKIASKMGISTIQSYLGSKIFEAIGISKEVIDKYFTNTVSRVGGITLQDISKRSERLHASAFDPLDLNIQLEVESAGSHKLRSGKEEHLYNPETIHLLQEATWTDNYDLFKKYSEAINREDTNMNLRSLLDFNFPEDGGIPIDEVESVESICHRFKTGAMSYGSISKEAHETMAIAMNQIGGKSNSGEGGEDTDRLTIGKDGLNRCSAIKQVASGRFGVTSEYLVSAKEIQIKMAQGAKPGEGGHLPGKKVYPWIAKTRHSTPGVSLISPPPHHDIYSIEDLAQLIYDCKNANKDARISVKLVSEAGVGTVAAGVAKAGAGVILISGFDGGTGAAPRNSIYNAGLPWELGLAETHQTLIMNGLRSKVVIETDGKLMTGRDVLVAALLGAEEYGFATAPLVTMGCVMMRVCNLDTCPVGIATQNPELRKRFKGKPEYVVNFMHFIAQELREYMAKLGIRTVDELIGRTDLLKVKETEEGSKASRIDLSQIINNPFVNSDEPQRFNPADVYNFELEKTIDEKVILKQLEPAFKNKKKKHSIEIDVTNTDRSVGTIFGSEITKHFGDNTLEDDTFKVKCNGAGGQSFGAFIPKGLTLELVGDSNDYFGKGLSGGKLVVYPPKGSTFKRDENIIIGNVALYGATSGKAFISGVAGERFCVRNSGAIAVVEGVGDHGCEYMTGGRVAILGKTGKNFAAGMSGGIAYVLDEDSDLYMRMNKELVSVSVVSEKADILELKNMIEEHVKATDSPKGKEILDNFDEYVPKFKKILPNDYAKMMQTMYAMEEKGMTPEQAKIEAFYINTRK; the protein is encoded by the coding sequence ATGGATAACTTCAGAAATCAGGAACCATTTGCAAAACAGGGTTTGTATGATCCTCGTTTTGAGCATGACAACTGTGGTATCGGTGCAGTAGTCAACATCAACGGCATTAAATCAAGAAAAGTTGTTGACAATGCTTTAAGTATTGTAGAAACACTTGAACATAGAGCCGGTAAAGATGCCGAAGGCAAAACCGGTGATGGTGTTGGTATTCTTCTACAGATTTGTCACGAATTTTTCAAAGATGCTACTGCTGACCTAGGTTTTGATATTGGTGAGGAAAGAGATTACGGTATTGGTATGTTCTTCTTCCCACAGAATAAGCTAAAAAGACTTCAAGCTATGAAGCTTTTTGAAATTATTATTAAGAAAGAAAATCTAGAGTTCTTAGGTTGGAGAGAAGTTCCTACTGATCCATCAGTAATCGGTCAAAAGGCATTAGACAGTATGCCTTACATTATGCAGGGTTTTGTTAAGAGACCTTCTAATGTAGAACAGGGATTACCTTTCGATAGAAAGTTATATATTGCAAGACGAGTATTTGAACAGAGTAACGAAGATACTTATGTTGTTTCTCTTTCAAGCCGTACAATCGTTTATAAAGGTATGTTCCTTGTTAAAGAACTAAGAAAGTTCTTCTATGACCTACAGAGTGATAAATTTGTTTCTGCTATTGCTACAGTACATAGTAGATTCAGTACAAATACAAATCCTTCATGGCAAAAGGCTCACCCAAACAGAATTATTGTTCATAATGGTGAAATCAATACAATCACAGGTAACGCAGATAGAATGTTAGCTCGTGAAGAATCTATTTCATCAGAAGTTTTTGGTGATGATTTGTCAAAGGTATTCCCAATTGTTGATCCTAACGGTTCTGACTCAGCCAGACTTGATAATACTCTAGAATTTATGATGATGGCAGGTATGCCACTTCCTCTGGCTGTTATGATTACAATTCCTGAACCTTGGAGAAACAACCGTACAATGTCTCTAGAAAAGAGAGACTTCTATCAGTATTATGCAACAATGATGGAACCATGGGATGGTCCGGCATCAATCATCTTCTCAGATGGTGACATGATGGGTGCAGTTCTTGACAGAAACGGTTTAAGACCATCAAGATACTATATTACAAAAGACGGTTTCCTAGTTCTTTCTTCAGAAGTTGGTTGTATTGACATTCCGGCTGAAGATGTTGTAGTAAAAGAAAGACTTCGCCCAGGTAAAATGCTACTTGTTGATACAGTCAAGGGTAAGCTAATTGATGACGAAGATATTAAGGAATATTATTCAACAAGACAGCCATACGGTGAATGGTTAGACCAAAATCTACTTCACCTAGCTGACTTAAAGATTCCTAATAAGGGTATAGAAAAGTATGACAAAGAGTCACTTGTAAGACATCAAAAGGCTTTTGGTTATACATACGAACAGATTAGAACAAGTATCCTACCAATGGCTAAAAATGGTACAGAACCAATTGCAGCTATGGGTGCAGATACTGCAATTCCTCCTTTATCACAAAAGGATGGTCCTTTGTTTAACTACTTTAAGCAGTTGTTTGCACAGGTAACAAACCCTCCATTTGACTCAATTCGTGAGGAGATTGTTACTGATACAAGTGTTCATCTAGGCAGTAACGGTAACATCCTAGAAGAAAAACCTGAGAACTGTCATATTCTAAAGATTGAAGACCCAATCCTAACAAATACTGACTTACTAAAGATTAAGAACATTGATGCTCCCGGTCTAAAGTCAGCAGTTATTCCAATCACTTATTATAAGAGTACAAACCTAGCTAAGGCTATTGAACATCTGTTCCTATTAGCTGATAAGGCATATAAAGACGGTGCAAATATTATCATTCTATCAGATAGAGGTGTTGATGAATACCATGTAGCTATTCCTTCACTTCTAGCTGTATCAGCAATGCAACAGCACCTAGTTAGAACAAAGAAGAGAACATCAATCTCTGTTGTTCTTGAAAGTGCAGAACCTTGTGAAGTTCATCACTTTGCAACACTACTTGGTTACGGTGCAAGTGCAATTAACCCTTATCTAGCACAAGAAACAATCCGTGACCTAGTAGATTCAGGTTCACTTGATAAAGATTATTACGCAGCAGTTAACGATTATAACGATGCTATCCTACATGGCATCGTTAAGATTGCATCAAAAATGGGTATTTCAACAATTCAGTCATACCTAGGTTCTAAGATTTTTGAAGCAATCGGTATTTCTAAGGAAGTAATTGATAAGTATTTTACAAATACTGTTTCAAGAGTTGGTGGTATTACACTACAGGATATTAGTAAGCGTTCCGAAAGACTTCATGCATCAGCATTTGACCCACTAGACCTAAATATTCAGCTTGAAGTTGAAAGTGCCGGTAGTCATAAGCTAAGAAGTGGTAAGGAAGAACACCTATATAATCCTGAAACAATTCACCTTCTACAGGAAGCTACTTGGACAGACAATTATGATTTGTTCAAGAAATATTCAGAAGCTATCAACAGAGAAGATACAAATATGAACCTAAGAAGTCTTCTTGACTTTAACTTCCCTGAAGATGGTGGTATTCCAATTGATGAAGTTGAAAGTGTTGAAAGCATTTGCCATAGATTCAAGACAGGTGCTATGTCATACGGTTCAATTTCTAAGGAAGCTCATGAAACAATGGCAATTGCTATGAACCAAATCGGTGGTAAGTCAAATTCCGGTGAAGGTGGCGAAGATACTGACCGTCTAACAATCGGTAAAGATGGTCTTAACCGTTGTTCAGCAATTAAACAGGTTGCTTCCGGTAGATTTGGTGTTACATCAGAATATCTAGTAAGTGCAAAAGAAATTCAGATTAAAATGGCTCAGGGCGCAAAACCGGGTGAAGGTGGTCATCTTCCAGGTAAGAAGGTTTATCCTTGGATTGCAAAGACTCGTCATTCAACTCCCGGTGTTAGCCTAATTTCACCTCCACCACATCACGATATTTATTCAATCGAAGACTTAGCACAGCTAATCTATGACTGTAAGAATGCTAATAAAGATGCCAGAATTTCAGTTAAGCTTGTATCAGAAGCAGGTGTAGGTACAGTTGCAGCCGGTGTTGCAAAGGCAGGTGCAGGTGTTATCCTAATTTCAGGTTTTGATGGTGGTACAGGTGCTGCTCCTAGAAACTCAATTTATAATGCAGGTTTACCATGGGAACTTGGTCTTGCAGAAACTCATCAAACACTAATTATGAACGGACTTCGTTCTAAGGTTGTTATTGAAACAGATGGTAAGCTAATGACAGGTAGAGATGTTCTTGTAGCTGCTTTACTTGGTGCAGAAGAATATGGTTTTGCAACTGCTCCTCTGGTAACAATGGGTTGTGTAATGATGAGAGTATGTAACCTAGACACTTGTCCTGTAGGTATTGCAACTCAGAACCCTGAACTTCGTAAGAGATTTAAGGGTAAGCCTGAATATGTAGTTAACTTTATGCACTTTATTGCTCAAGAGTTAAGAGAATATATGGCTAAACTTGGTATCCGTACAGTTGATGAACTAATCGGTAGAACAGACCTACTAAAGGTTAAAGAAACTGAAGAGGGTAGCAAAGCTTCAAGAATTGACTTAAGCCAGATTATCAACAATCCATTTGTTAATTCTGATGAACCTCAGAGATTTAACCCAGCTGACGTTTATAACTTTGAACTTGAAAAGACTATTGATGAAAAGGTTATTCTAAAGCAGTTAGAACCTGCATTTAAGAACAAAAAGAAGAAACATTCAATCGAAATTGATGTTACAAATACAGACCGTTCTGTTGGTACAATATTCGGTTCAGAAATCACAAAGCACTTTGGTGATAATACACTTGAAGATGATACATTTAAGGTTAAGTGTAACGGTGCCGGTGGTCAGAGCTTTGGTGCATTTATTCCAAAGGGTCTAACACTTGAACTTGTAGGCGACAGTAACGACTACTTCGGTAAAGGCCTATCAGGTGGTAAACTTGTAGTTTATCCTCCAAAGGGTAGTACATTTAAGAGAGATGAAAACATTATCATCGGTAATGTTGCTCTATATGGTGCTACAAGTGGTAAAGCATTTATCAGTGGTGTAGCAGGTGAGCGTTTCTGTGTAAGAAACTCAGGTGCTATTGCAGTTGTTGAAGGTGTAGGCGACCATGGTTGTGAATATATGACAGGTGGTAGAGTTGCTATCCTAGGTAAAACAGGTAAAAACTTTGCAGCCGGTATGAGTGGTGGTATCGCTTATGTACTTGATGAAGACTCAGACCTATATATGAGAATGAACAAGGAGCTTGTTTCTGTTAGTGTTGTATCAGAAAAAGCCGATATTCTTGAACTAAAGAATATGATTGAAGAACATGTTAAGGCAACAGACTCTCCAAAGGGTAAGGAAATCCTTGATAACTTTGATGAATATGTTCCTAAGTTTAAGAAGATTTTACCAAACGATTACGCAAAGATGATGCAGACAATGTATGCTATGGAAGAAAAGGGTATGACACCTGAACAGGCAAAGATTGAAGCATTCTATATTAATACAAGAAAGTGA